In one Zobellia galactanivorans genomic region, the following are encoded:
- a CDS encoding DinB family protein, with protein MRTSDIVLTKPAPFYKAYIDVLGDVELLDMLERQLDNFPKFIESIPDDKMSYAYGQDKWTMAQVLLHIIDSERVFQYRALRFSRGDQTSLPGFDQDLYVPNSEAEKRTKESIIEEYRTVRESTISLYRSFDPSILGREGFASNLPWSVASLGFVICGHQKHHRNILRERYLL; from the coding sequence ATGAGAACTTCCGATATAGTACTGACGAAACCGGCACCCTTTTACAAGGCTTATATTGATGTGTTGGGTGATGTGGAGCTTTTGGATATGCTCGAGAGACAATTGGATAATTTCCCAAAATTCATCGAAAGCATTCCTGACGATAAAATGTCATATGCCTATGGCCAGGATAAGTGGACGATGGCCCAAGTACTTTTGCATATCATCGATTCGGAACGTGTGTTTCAATATCGTGCCCTTCGGTTTTCAAGAGGGGATCAAACGTCCTTGCCAGGATTTGATCAAGATTTGTACGTGCCCAATTCCGAAGCGGAAAAGCGTACAAAAGAAAGTATCATAGAAGAATATCGGACCGTGAGGGAGTCGACTATATCGCTCTATAGAAGTTTTGACCCGTCAATTCTAGGCCGTGAGGGGTTTGCCAGTAACTTGCCGTGGAGCGTTGCTTCACTGGGATTCGTTATCTGTGGACATCAAAAACACCACCGTAATATTTTACGGGAACGTTATTTGCTATAA